AATACAAACTCAATTCTATATAGGAAATCGGATTTACCTGAGAATGAGTTTGCAGTTAATCTGATAATTGACAAGGGCAAGTACATTAACCGGTACCTGACTTTAAGAATGGCTTTGAACTTAATTTTTATTTCTTTTTTATGATGTTTCCCACATCAGGATTTGTTGTTAATTGAATATACTTGATAATTAATTACACTTGCCAATTAACTACGCCAATCATTAATCATAAGAATATTTAGTTGTTTATATATCCTGCTGGGAAATATTTTTATCTTTTTTCTCATATCCCTTAATAAAACAAATCAATTTATTATTTTTATTAATACCTCTCTGTTTTTTATTCTAAATATTGTGGAGTTACTATGAAAATCAGGATTTTCTTCTTACAATTTTTCTTTTTACAGCACTTATTTATGCCGGTTCACTAGACAGTGTCCGTGTTGGACCAGGCGTGATTCAATATCATCAAGTAATTGATTCAGGTCCCTGGAATATTAATGTTATAAAGATTGATATTCAAAACTCTTGGTTAAAACTTCAATCAGTCAAATCTGGTGATAAACTAACTGCTTTTGAAAAGACATCTTCAATGGCAGCTCGAAACAATTATGAGGAACACAGAGTTGTGGCCGCAATCAACGGTGATTTTTATAATACGAGTACTGGTGAGCAGGTAGGAACACAGATTGCAAACGGTGAACTGCTGAAAGTTACAAGTGATTGGTTAAACGTTGCTTTAGATGTTAATAAAAATCCAATGATTGGATTACAGAGCTTTTCAGGTTCTGTAATAACAAGCGACAGTATAAAAATTATTTCCGGTGTAAATAAAATTCGTAATACAGACGAATTGATTATCTACAATTCCTTCATGGGCACAACTACTTCAACCAATCAATTTGGAACTGAAGTTCGAGTTATCCCAATAGATAACTGGCTCGTTAACGACACAATCAGGTGTATTATTGATACAGTAGTGTCAGGTGTCGGCAATATCTCTATCGGGACAAACAAAGCTGTACTTTCCGGTCACGGAATATCAAGCGCATTTTTAGTCAACAATCTATTTAAAGATGATACAATAAAAATTGTCTTAAACTTGAATCCTGCATTACCAAAACTTGAGCAACTTATAGGTGGAAATACATGGCTCGTAAAAGATGGAACTGCAAATCCTGATAATGGTGACCGTCATCCTCGCACGTCTGTTGGATTCAACGAAGATTCAACCCAATTTTATATGTTTGTTGTTGACGGAAGACAGCCTGGACTAAGCGTTGGAATGTCTTACAAAGAACTAGGTGATTATATGAAATTGTGGGGAGTACATCAGGGTTTGAATCTTGATGGTGGAGGATCATCTACTATGGTTGTAAGAGGAGCGGTAGTTAATAGCCCCTCTGATATTGGCGGCGAGAGATCTGTTGCGAATAGTCTTCTATTAATCAGTACTGCACCAACAGGGCCACTAGCACATATAAGAATTCAACCAGAAGAGATTTATACCCTTGGGGGTTCTAATGTTAATCTTACTGCTTCTGGATTTGATCAGTATTTTAATCCTGTAAGCATTACCTCTGGTAGTCTTTTCTGGAGTTGTGATCCAGCAATAGGCAACATCACTCAAAACGGAGTATTTACAGCATCGTTCGATACAGTATCGGGGTACATTTACTCTTCTGTTGGTGATATTTATGATTCGGCATTGGTGCATCTTACCAAGATTTCGCAGATTACTTTAGAACCAAATCCAGTAATTCTGCAATCCGGACAGTCACAGCAAATGACAGCAACTGCGTATGACAATTATAATAATGTTATCCTTCTTCAACAGACTGATTTTCAATGGTCGGTTGTGGGCGATCTTGGCAGTATAACATCAAGCGGATATTTTACTGCTACAAATACAGGCAGTGGAGAGATAATTGCTAAGATTGATACAATCATTGGCGCAGCATCTCTTACTGTAGGAACATCTGCCACAATAATTATAGATGATTTTTCTGATCTTTCCGGATACACTCTTACCGGGACAAAAGTAAATTTGCCGCAATGCAGTTTCGTTTATGATAATACAAATTTTATTTCTGCCCCATCTTCAGGAAAACTTAATTACAGCCTGACCACCGGTGGAACCAGCGCTTTATATTTGAACAAAGAAATTCAGATTTCCGGTACGCCTGAAAAACTGAGCATTCAGGTTTACGGTGATGGCAAAAATCATTGGCTGCGCGGTGAATTTAAAGATCTTGATAACGAAATATTCTTAATCAATTTTACATCCGCTGATCCTGGTATTGATTGGATAAATATGTGGAAATATATTGAAGTGAACCTGAGCGACGCTGTTCCTAGCTGGGTTAACCCAAATGCGATTCTTACATTTCCGATTAAGTGGACCCGAACTTATCTTGTCGAAACAGATGATACTAAAAAGATGATGGTGCAATATCCTTAGATGATTTTCGTGCACATTTTATATCCACCGGAATTGGAAGCAATGATGTTTTTCCTAAAGAGTTCAGGTTGTTTCAGAACTACCCCAACCCGTTTAACGGTAATTCAATAATAAAATATTCAATTCCAAAATCTTCTCAAGTTCAAATCAAAGTCTTCGATGTTTTAGGAAATGAAATAGAAACTATTGTTAATGAAGAAAAACCTATTGGAACTTATGAGTTAAACTGGAATGCAGCTAATCTTCCAAGCGGGGTGTATTTCTATAGATTGCGAGCTGGAGATTATGTTCAAACAAGAAAGATGATTTTGTTGAAGTAAAAACTATCTTTAATCTTTTTATCACTCCCCTATCAATGAAAGTTGGTCGGGGTTTTACTTTTTAAAGGACAAAATGAAAATTTCTTAAAAAAGATGGAGAGTTTTTGGAGACATTCTTAAAAAAGATTCGTTTTTGATCGAATTTCAAAGCTTTTTAGGAATAGCGGAGCGTCCCTGACTCTCCGCTAAGTCCTTATATTATAAGGGGTTACAGATATATTTTATATCATTTTTTAGTCACCAATTCTGTAAATCAATTTTTTACCCATTTTCATTATCTTATCGACTCATTTTATAACTTAATCAATCCTTTCTGAATAATCTGTTTTATTTAATTCAATAGACACTAAAAATGAAAATATTCTTTTGAACTAATAAACAATATTAGTCACTTAGAATAAATCTTGAATAGATAATATAATTACATTAATATATTTAATTAAAGCTTTGCTTCTTTTATTTAAAATTCAATGCTTAATAGTAACGTCCTCTTTTGTAATGATTTTTAAGCTGGGTTAAATAGTAAAAATGTTTTTAACATTTTTCCAAAAACTATCATAATGTAATTTGTAGAAAATTAGTTATGTGGTTCACTATGGATCTCATCATGCATATCAATTGGCTCTAAATGTGTCGTAATATTGGTCTGAGCGCTCAAGCTCTTTTTAATTGTTGTTTCTAGTGCCGTCGCTATGTTATGTGCATCTTCAAGAAGAGTACCTTTAGGAAATAGCAGATGAAATTCGAGCCATAAAACATTTCCACTTTCTCTGTACCTTAACTGATGATACTCTAATCCCTTTGAAATAGTTTCTTGATCAAGAACCTTTTTAATAGCATCTGCGGTTTCTTTATTCCCTTCATCCATTAACCCGCCGATGGATTGTCTGACTAATTTTCCGCCTGACCATAAAATATTTAACGCTGCAATTATAGCTACTATAGGATCAAAGGGGAAGCCAGCCGGTTATCCAGGTAAGTAACAAACCTCCAACAACTCCAAAGCTTGTCCAGGAATCCGTAAGCACGTGTTTACCGTTTGCAACAAGAATTATAGAATTTGTTTTTTTTCCTTTCCATACAATAAAGCCACCAAGAAAAAGATTAATTACCGATGCAGCAAATGTAAAGTAAGTTCCCTGATCGAGATTTGAAATTTCAATACCAAAAATTAAACGCTTAACAGAAATATAAATTATAAAAATTGCTGCTAAAATTATCAGGGCCCCTTCAAAACCTGCTGAAAAATAGCCTATCTTTTGATGACCATAAGTATGTTCTTCATCGGCAGGTTGAAAACTATACCACAAACTAAATACTGCAAAGCCAACACCTATTACGTGAATTACAGATTCGGCAGCATCTGATAAAATTGCAGTTGAGCCTGTGAGGTAATATGCATACCATTTCATTGCTAACATTAAAAGTCCAAATGCAAATGAGAGCCTAATTGCAAACATCTGAGCTGATCTATCTGTATTCATAAATTTTTTCTAAAATGTTTTTTAAAAAGATTTACTTGAGTTAATCAAAGTAGAAAGATTTATTTCTTATTCTTAAAAAGTTTATTACTTTTTTCATTACTTAATTTATTTAATACAATAGCTGTAAACCAACCGATTCCAAGCATACCAAGACCAAATAGGGAATAGGATAAATGCCAGGGCATTCCGCTAGTCATCATACTGAACTCCGACATTCCTCCAATACTAGCAATAAGATTAAGGGGCAGAAATATTACGTTTATAACTGTTAATCGTTTCAAAAGAATATTCATATTATTGTTGACCAGATTACCTCTTGCATCCATTAACCCACCAAGGACAGTTGAATAAATTTCAGCCTGCTTATAACATTGATTATTTTCAATACTCAAATCTTCTATAAACTCAATACGCGAAACTTCATCTGCATCAAGTGCTGAGGATAATGTATGTTCATCAAAATCCAGACTTTTTAATATGATTTGCTTTTCAGCATCATCCGGATTTAAATAAAAATCTATTGTATTATCTTGACTATTGCTTAGAACAATGGATTTGTCGACTATATCGAATCGCTTGTGCATTACTTTAAATCCTTTCTAAAGGATATTGGAAATAAATCAGAGAATTGATAAGCATCTAATTATTTCCAGTTTTACTAAATAATAATCTAAAAGCAACAAAGTAAAATTACAGAAAGTATTTACCTATTTTTAATTGAGTTAGAAGAACAATTTTTCTAAATAAAAAAACCCCGCCACTGGAAAAATCCAGAAGCGGGTATTTTATGGAGGCAATTACTTAATAGCGATAAACCTGTCCTTTGGTGTCATTGAAATTCCGCATCTGTTTGGAGCCTGACCTGCATAAGTATTGCCGCAAGTTGGGCAGACATAATAATTAGATGCAAGCGTGCCCTCTTTTTATTGTTCAGTTTTTCAAGTGCATCTTTATAAAGTTCATTATGTTTCTTTTCAGTTTGATATGCATAGTTAAATGATATTACTGCAAGATTG
Above is a genomic segment from Ignavibacteriales bacterium containing:
- a CDS encoding phosphodiester glycosidase family protein, with product MWSYYENQDFLLTIFLFTALIYAGSLDSVRVGPGVIQYHQVIDSGPWNINVIKIDIQNSWLKLQSVKSGDKLTAFEKTSSMAARNNYEEHRVVAAINGDFYNTSTGEQVGTQIANGELLKVTSDWLNVALDVNKNPMIGLQSFSGSVITSDSIKIISGVNKIRNTDELIIYNSFMGTTTSTNQFGTEVRVIPIDNWLVNDTIRCIIDTVVSGVGNISIGTNKAVLSGHGISSAFLVNNLFKDDTIKIVLNLNPALPKLEQLIGGNTWLVKDGTANPDNGDRHPRTSVGFNEDSTQFYMFVVDGRQPGLSVGMSYKELGDYMKLWGVHQGLNLDGGGSSTMVVRGAVVNSPSDIGGERSVANSLLLISTAPTGPLAHIRIQPEEIYTLGGSNVNLTASGFDQYFNPVSITSGSLFWSCDPAIGNITQNGVFTASFDTVSGYIYSSVGDIYDSALVHLTKISQITLEPNPVILQSGQSQQMTATAYDNYNNVILLQQTDFQWSVVGDLGSITSSGYFTATNTGSGEIIAKIDTIIGAASLTVGTSATIIIDDFSDLSGYTLTGTKVNLPQCSFVYDNTNFISAPSSGKLNYSLTTGGTSALYLNKEIQISGTPEKLSIQVYGDGKNHWLRGEFKDLDNEIFLINFTSADPGIDWINMWKYIEVNLSDAVPSWVNPNAILTFPIKWTRTYLVETDDTKKMMVQYP
- a CDS encoding T9SS type A sorting domain-containing protein; amino-acid sequence: MSLDDFRAHFISTGIGSNDVFPKEFRLFQNYPNPFNGNSIIKYSIPKSSQVQIKVFDVLGNEIETIVNEEKPIGTYELNWNAANLPSGVYFYRLRAGDYVQTRKMILLK
- a CDS encoding cation diffusion facilitator family transporter, with amino-acid sequence MNTDRSAQMFAIRLSFAFGLLMLAMKWYAYYLTGSTAILSDAAESVIHVIGVGFAVFSLWYSFQPADEEHTYGHQKIGYFSAGFEGALIILAAIFIIYISVKRLIFGIEISNLDQGTYFTFAASVINLFLGGFIVWKGKKTNSIILVANGKHVLTDSWTSFGVVGGLLLTWITGWLPL